In Neokomagataea tanensis, one genomic interval encodes:
- a CDS encoding NAD(P)H-dependent flavin oxidoreductase translates to MKSIDTLNFGGQDVLPLVEGGKGVAVSTGVSAGHWAAAGGIGTLSAVNADSYDEQGNPIPQVYHARTRRERQLELIRYGIDGGIAQAKIAHEISGGKGRIHANILWEMGGAEEVITGILEAVPGMIHGVTCGAGMPYRLSDIAAKFNVPYYPIVSSGRAFNALWRRSFSKTSELLGGVVYEDPWRAGGHNGLSNSEDPLKPEDPLPRVIELRKVMERYGLGHVPIIMAGGVWHLEEWEDWIGNPELGPIAFQFGTRPLLTQESPIPAAWKRRLQGLKQGDVYLNRFSPTGFYSSAVNNSFMQDLRARSERQVSVRGTADEAHDTVYEMGARRREMFVSAEDRAKIAAWEAAGYTKPLPTPDETLVFVTPENARTILADQVACMGCLSACRFSNWMQREPFTNGQKADPRSFCIQKSLQTIAHTPDDESADSVVDNNLMFGGTTAWRFGSDPFYSNGFIPTVGQLVERIVTGK, encoded by the coding sequence ATGAAGTCGATTGACACCCTCAACTTTGGTGGCCAAGACGTTTTACCCTTGGTCGAAGGGGGCAAGGGCGTAGCTGTCTCGACCGGTGTATCTGCAGGGCATTGGGCTGCTGCGGGCGGCATTGGCACCCTTTCTGCAGTGAACGCAGACAGCTATGATGAGCAGGGTAACCCTATTCCCCAAGTTTATCACGCGCGTACACGCCGTGAGCGCCAGCTTGAGCTTATCCGTTACGGTATTGACGGTGGTATTGCCCAAGCAAAGATTGCGCATGAAATTTCTGGTGGGAAGGGGCGTATCCACGCGAATATCCTTTGGGAAATGGGCGGTGCTGAAGAAGTCATCACGGGTATTTTAGAAGCTGTTCCCGGTATGATTCATGGCGTGACCTGTGGCGCCGGTATGCCCTATCGCCTTTCCGACATCGCGGCGAAATTCAACGTCCCCTATTATCCAATTGTCTCATCAGGGCGTGCGTTCAATGCATTATGGCGCCGCTCTTTCAGCAAGACATCGGAATTGCTTGGTGGGGTGGTGTACGAAGATCCGTGGCGTGCCGGTGGGCATAACGGTCTTTCGAACAGCGAAGATCCTTTGAAGCCTGAAGATCCGCTGCCGCGCGTGATTGAACTGCGCAAAGTGATGGAGCGTTATGGCCTCGGTCATGTGCCTATCATCATGGCAGGTGGTGTCTGGCATCTTGAAGAATGGGAAGACTGGATTGGTAACCCTGAGCTTGGGCCGATAGCATTCCAGTTTGGTACGCGCCCATTATTGACGCAGGAAAGCCCTATTCCGGCGGCATGGAAGCGCCGTCTGCAAGGTTTGAAGCAAGGTGACGTTTATCTAAACCGCTTCTCTCCGACGGGTTTTTACTCCTCTGCTGTAAATAACAGCTTCATGCAAGACCTCCGTGCGCGTTCAGAACGCCAAGTTTCCGTACGTGGCACGGCGGATGAAGCGCATGATACTGTGTATGAGATGGGAGCGCGGCGTCGTGAGATGTTCGTCTCTGCTGAGGATCGTGCGAAGATCGCGGCATGGGAAGCAGCAGGTTACACAAAACCACTGCCGACACCCGATGAGACTCTTGTCTTCGTAACGCCCGAAAATGCGCGTACTATTTTGGCGGATCAGGTTGCATGCATGGGCTGTTTGTCCGCTTGCCGCTTTTCGAATTGGATGCAGCGCGAGCCATTTACGAATGGCCAGAAGGCCGATCCTCGTTCGTTCTGTATTCAAAAGTCGTTGCAGACCATTGCCCATACACCTGACGATGAAAGCGCGGATAGCGTAGTTGATAACAACCTCATGTTTGGTGGTACAACGGCTTGGCGTTTTGGTTCGGATCCGTTCTATTCGAATGGATTTATTCCAACGGTTGGTCAGCTTGTTGAACGGATAGTTACGGGTAAGTAG
- a CDS encoding FUSC family protein, which yields MAWRDGVPRAELTRTSPFMALSHWLARHSVPLSPEQIAPTEGGRAAAATVLALLPALVWHDTTLIWASFAAFWCCLLEPGGTRREELRVLAGLTFIGAVLAGATVLVAAAPFWVILLWLALAGLGVGLGRVFTASTALLCALLGCTMVAGVGFPTTDPLVALKVSAAYVAGGAWAMVLCLLLWPLHPYAPARRAVAQCYRLMAVMTGELAAGRLRETLHRQTVRTAIERARGVTLQIDSGHGSEVLRGRLVASLTGAERLFTAMLAVEHLAQKRGMDFEARGMLAALSALCQEAGEQVMDPEPDCEALSQHSQNLAGEVRSDSGPIGGLVAESARTLGTIARGLLRNAHPSLEAEAVKSDNRLTQVHWRHAFRVSVALVVTHLATRWLGLEYGFWALVAVVLVVQPSGHTTLVRAIERIIGTIGGGALVLLARPFLPAAPEMMVADALFVIGAIAMRAVNYTMLVLFLTAQFILVTEMTMPASGIEWLRVVDNTLGSVVGVVCAFALFPQRGMQDMSGLLRQSVISNLRYLAAVLGGKSDAEIDRFQRQAGIATTRAEFARGALPLLGGTSFIGKEHATAHGLLREIRLLSGEVTLLRFDISSGLCKGYHDWAAYWTEQADCLSEGAALGPITAEIETGRVTAALAARQWCVEQNDAEDLAEGQLA from the coding sequence ATGGCATGGAGGGATGGGGTTCCACGGGCCGAGCTGACACGAACCAGTCCCTTCATGGCCTTATCACACTGGCTTGCGCGTCATTCCGTCCCACTGAGCCCGGAGCAGATTGCTCCGACGGAAGGTGGGCGTGCCGCAGCGGCAACTGTTCTGGCATTGTTACCCGCTTTGGTGTGGCACGATACGACGTTAATTTGGGCGTCGTTCGCCGCATTCTGGTGTTGCTTGCTGGAGCCGGGCGGGACACGCCGGGAAGAATTAAGGGTTCTGGCAGGCCTGACCTTTATCGGTGCGGTCTTGGCGGGCGCTACGGTTTTGGTCGCTGCTGCCCCATTCTGGGTAATATTGTTATGGCTGGCGCTCGCTGGCCTTGGCGTTGGCTTAGGGCGGGTATTCACTGCTTCTACCGCGCTGCTTTGCGCGCTTCTTGGCTGCACGATGGTTGCTGGGGTTGGTTTCCCTACAACTGACCCTCTGGTGGCGCTTAAAGTCTCTGCTGCGTATGTGGCTGGAGGAGCTTGGGCGATGGTTCTGTGCCTCTTATTGTGGCCACTACACCCATATGCACCAGCACGGCGCGCCGTGGCCCAGTGTTACCGTTTAATGGCAGTTATGACCGGCGAACTGGCGGCCGGCCGTTTGCGCGAAACGCTACACCGGCAAACTGTTCGTACAGCAATTGAGAGAGCACGGGGCGTTACGCTCCAGATTGATTCCGGCCATGGCAGCGAGGTGTTGCGCGGGCGTTTGGTTGCGTCTTTAACCGGGGCGGAAAGATTATTTACCGCGATGCTTGCTGTTGAGCATTTGGCGCAAAAGCGCGGTATGGATTTTGAAGCACGCGGCATGCTGGCTGCTCTGTCTGCCTTGTGTCAGGAAGCAGGCGAGCAGGTTATGGACCCTGAGCCGGATTGCGAGGCGCTGTCCCAGCACTCTCAAAATTTGGCGGGTGAGGTTCGTTCCGATAGTGGCCCCATAGGCGGGCTGGTTGCAGAGAGTGCCCGGACATTAGGAACTATCGCACGCGGTTTGTTACGGAACGCGCATCCGTCTTTGGAAGCAGAGGCTGTCAAAAGTGATAATCGTTTAACGCAGGTCCACTGGCGGCATGCGTTTCGTGTCTCTGTGGCTTTGGTGGTGACGCATCTGGCAACGCGTTGGCTCGGATTGGAATATGGGTTCTGGGCTCTTGTGGCTGTTGTGTTGGTTGTTCAGCCTTCGGGCCACACGACACTGGTGCGTGCAATTGAGCGTATTATAGGGACGATTGGTGGCGGTGCTTTAGTATTGCTCGCGCGGCCGTTTTTGCCGGCTGCGCCGGAAATGATGGTGGCTGATGCCCTGTTCGTCATCGGGGCGATTGCTATGCGGGCTGTAAACTACACGATGCTCGTGTTGTTTTTGACCGCACAGTTTATTCTAGTCACGGAAATGACGATGCCTGCCTCGGGCATAGAATGGCTGCGTGTTGTTGATAATACTTTGGGCAGTGTGGTCGGGGTTGTTTGTGCTTTTGCGCTTTTCCCTCAGCGCGGAATGCAAGATATGAGTGGCTTGCTCAGACAGTCAGTCATTAGCAATTTGCGTTATCTAGCAGCAGTTTTGGGCGGAAAGTCAGACGCGGAGATTGACCGTTTTCAACGTCAGGCTGGTATTGCGACGACCCGGGCTGAGTTTGCACGGGGTGCTTTGCCATTACTGGGCGGGACGTCTTTTATTGGCAAAGAACACGCTACAGCCCATGGTTTGTTAAGGGAAATCCGTTTGTTGAGCGGGGAAGTCACCCTGCTTCGTTTCGATATTTCGTCAGGGTTGTGCAAAGGCTACCATGATTGGGCAGCCTATTGGACTGAGCAGGCAGACTGCCTGAGTGAGGGGGCCGCTTTAGGGCCGATTACAGCAGAAATTGAGACAGGCCGTGTAACAGCAGCGCTTGCTGCCCGGCAGTGGTGTGTCGAGCAGAATGATGCTGAGGATTTAGCAGAGGGCCAGCTCGCTTAA
- a CDS encoding DUF1489 family protein, producing the protein MLHMIKLAVGCPTIDALKERMKSPRFRGYGAITTRTMPKRADEILDGGSLYRVLNGLILCRQPIVGLEPYERQDGSTGTLILVSDDIIPVQARAMRPFQGWRYLKAEDAPADLGAISDGIAELPPRLHRILSELALC; encoded by the coding sequence ATGCTGCATATGATCAAACTTGCCGTTGGCTGCCCTACGATCGATGCACTGAAGGAGCGGATGAAGTCACCACGCTTCAGGGGCTATGGTGCGATTACAACACGCACCATGCCCAAGCGAGCCGATGAAATTTTAGACGGCGGCTCGCTCTACCGCGTTCTAAATGGGCTCATATTATGCCGCCAACCCATCGTTGGCCTTGAACCTTATGAACGCCAAGACGGCTCAACCGGGACTCTTATCCTCGTCAGTGACGATATCATCCCCGTACAAGCCCGAGCCATGCGGCCCTTTCAGGGCTGGCGGTACCTTAAGGCGGAAGATGCTCCGGCAGACTTGGGTGCCATCTCTGACGGGATCGCTGAACTGCCCCCGAGGCTGCACCGTATCTTAAGCGAGCTGGCCCTCTGCTAA
- a CDS encoding nucleoside hydrolase, with translation MLRFRSLASLTALLALYTAAPSPLHAADTAPQYFIEDNDWLGPGGSDIQSVIPLLNRPNVSVLGLTVVMGDDWENAESAHIRRFLEIAHQTQIPVSEGATLPLVNSVEATRLREQQFGTIPWKGAWGGLGSIDHTPATQPALGHLAEGTPHIPADPTHAAEFLIKAVHAHPHQVTIVAAGPLTNLALAIRMDPTFASTAKQLVFMGGLLDASMTSVTGNADFASDFNMITDPEAAHITLTAPWASITCVGNVSNDIMMTPALMNRMDAKHTPATDYLKQYFSPLPLWDELTSAIAVEPNLVSKSVDAYMDINTAPGMDYGHAHVWPDSTAPKKMGLNKVHIVLSVDTERFLNEFVAQTQNSMGQH, from the coding sequence TTGCTCCGTTTTCGCTCTTTAGCCTCTTTGACAGCCCTCCTAGCATTATACACCGCAGCACCATCCCCGCTGCATGCGGCAGATACCGCGCCACAGTATTTTATCGAAGACAATGACTGGCTCGGCCCAGGCGGTTCTGACATCCAATCCGTTATCCCACTTCTAAACCGCCCCAATGTTTCAGTTCTCGGCTTAACGGTCGTTATGGGTGATGATTGGGAAAACGCTGAATCAGCGCATATTCGCCGCTTCCTCGAAATTGCCCACCAAACGCAAATTCCAGTGTCAGAAGGCGCTACCCTACCCCTCGTCAACAGCGTTGAAGCGACCCGCCTGCGCGAACAACAATTCGGTACTATTCCTTGGAAAGGCGCTTGGGGTGGCCTTGGCAGCATTGACCATACACCGGCAACGCAACCCGCTCTCGGCCACTTGGCTGAAGGCACACCACACATCCCAGCGGACCCCACACACGCAGCTGAATTCCTGATCAAGGCCGTTCACGCTCACCCACATCAGGTGACCATCGTTGCAGCAGGCCCTCTCACCAATCTTGCGCTGGCCATCCGCATGGACCCGACCTTTGCCAGCACAGCCAAGCAATTGGTCTTCATGGGTGGGTTGCTTGATGCCAGCATGACATCCGTGACCGGCAATGCGGATTTTGCATCCGACTTCAACATGATTACGGACCCAGAAGCCGCCCACATCACCCTGACCGCACCTTGGGCTTCCATCACTTGCGTCGGCAATGTCTCTAACGACATCATGATGACGCCCGCGCTGATGAACCGTATGGACGCAAAGCACACGCCCGCTACGGACTACCTGAAGCAATATTTCTCTCCACTCCCGCTTTGGGATGAGCTCACATCAGCCATTGCGGTAGAGCCAAACCTGGTCTCGAAGTCCGTCGATGCATACATGGACATCAACACCGCGCCCGGCATGGATTACGGTCACGCCCATGTCTGGCCAGACAGCACAGCCCCAAAAAAGATGGGCCTCAACAAGGTCCACATTGTTCTCTCGGTTGACACAGAGCGTTTTCTCAACGAATTCGTAGCGCAAACGCAAAACTCAATGGGTCAGCACTGA
- the hemW gene encoding radical SAM family heme chaperone HemW: protein MTDALSLYIHWPFCLAKCPYCDFNSHVREKIPQERFATALRNELAHDAARLGPRRLNAIFFGGGTPSLMAPETVAALIDDAERLFKPAPDLEITLEANPTSVESGRLAAFRDAGVNRVSLGIQSLREDALRLLGREHSASQAIKALETARNIFPRISFDLIYARPGQSPADWKDELSTALDLVADHLSLYQLTIEPGTKYEALHRRGEISLPDDETAAELYTLTGDVAATRGLMPYEVSNYAKPGCESRHNLTYWRYQDYLGIGPGAHGRMTYNSQLHATRRHRAPEPWADLVEKYGTGSREETLLSDEEKGREALLMGLRLTEGINAEKFEQRSGRALQECIDPDIFSACLEEDYLQYDGTTLRATSEGRLRLESLLARLVL from the coding sequence TTGACCGACGCTCTCTCGCTCTACATTCACTGGCCCTTCTGCCTCGCAAAATGCCCTTATTGTGACTTTAACTCGCATGTACGCGAAAAAATCCCACAAGAGCGTTTTGCAACGGCTTTGCGGAACGAACTCGCACACGATGCAGCCCGACTAGGCCCCCGCCGCCTTAACGCCATTTTCTTCGGCGGCGGGACGCCATCCCTGATGGCTCCAGAAACAGTCGCTGCGCTCATAGATGATGCCGAACGCCTTTTCAAACCGGCGCCCGATTTAGAAATCACGCTCGAAGCCAATCCTACCAGCGTAGAATCTGGCCGCTTGGCAGCATTTCGGGATGCAGGCGTTAATCGTGTCTCTCTCGGCATACAAAGCCTGAGGGAAGACGCGCTCCGGCTGCTCGGCCGTGAACACTCCGCATCGCAGGCGATTAAAGCCCTTGAAACGGCCCGTAATATCTTTCCCCGTATTTCCTTCGACTTGATTTACGCCCGCCCCGGACAAAGCCCCGCCGATTGGAAAGATGAACTTTCCACCGCGCTGGACCTCGTGGCTGATCACTTGTCGCTTTACCAACTCACAATTGAACCCGGTACCAAATACGAGGCCCTACACCGCAGAGGAGAAATCAGTCTCCCCGACGATGAAACCGCAGCCGAACTATACACCCTGACCGGGGACGTAGCAGCCACGCGCGGCCTTATGCCCTATGAAGTCTCTAATTATGCGAAGCCGGGCTGTGAAAGCCGACATAACCTGACTTATTGGCGCTACCAGGACTATCTGGGCATAGGCCCCGGCGCACACGGGCGCATGACCTACAACAGTCAACTCCACGCCACCCGTCGCCATCGCGCCCCCGAACCTTGGGCAGACCTCGTCGAAAAGTATGGCACAGGCAGCCGGGAAGAAACCTTGCTCAGCGACGAAGAGAAAGGCCGGGAAGCTTTACTCATGGGGCTACGCCTCACAGAAGGCATAAACGCTGAGAAGTTCGAACAACGCTCCGGTCGTGCTTTACAAGAATGCATCGATCCCGACATATTTTCAGCATGCCTAGAAGAAGATTACCTTCAGTATGACGGCACCACCCTGCGCGCCACCTCTGAAGGGCGTTTGAGATTAGAGTCTCTGCTCGCGCGCCTCGTGCTGTAA
- a CDS encoding potassium transporter Kup, which yields MSDQSGPNTSSSSQKGEIPGESGEAPKLGGDNSAVTLDEGRASPHPAKPVGKGALIAVLGVVFGDIGTSPLYALQSSVNAIGGDKHAVPHVDILGLASLTFWALMLVVTIKYVILIMRADHNGEGGIIALMSLAQRVAKSPRLKWLFGIAGIAGSCLFFGDSIITPAVSVLSAIEGIEVAVPSASHIIIPCAIIVLAALFAAQGFGTGKIGRAFGPIMVIWFAALAVLGIRGIMLYPKVALALSPTFALSFIASHGTLSFVALGSVVLSVTGAEALYADMGHFGRSPIRKAWLFFVLPSLTLNYFGQAALLIKDPTTLSNPFYHLGPAWAQVPLLILATFATVIASQAGISGSFSLCRQLIQLGYLPRTRVIHTNPSEEAQIYLPSLNWILGFGAIILVLSFQSSAALAAAYGIAVTGTFLCTCVLAMVVFRRTFKWGAISVGIVFGFLFIVDSVFFSANLLKIPDGGWVPLAIGIISTILMTTWKRGRGLLAARQQADSMPIGSLLNRLPQSRTVRVPGLAVFLTANPNNVPNSLLHNLKHNKVLHEHVLFVTVQNLDQPEAERGERTVVQELAPNIYRVIVRYGFMEMPNLPRALQELKSLNVPFDPIQASYFTSHELVVRSRVPKMSLWRMWVFLLLLRNATSATEFFRIPPDRVVEFGVRIAI from the coding sequence ATGTCCGATCAAAGCGGCCCAAACACGTCATCATCCTCTCAAAAAGGGGAGATTCCCGGCGAAAGCGGAGAGGCCCCGAAACTCGGCGGCGATAACTCAGCCGTAACGCTCGATGAAGGCAGAGCAAGCCCTCACCCCGCCAAGCCGGTTGGCAAAGGTGCCCTCATCGCTGTGCTTGGCGTCGTATTTGGTGACATTGGGACAAGCCCGCTTTACGCATTGCAATCTTCAGTTAATGCCATTGGCGGGGACAAACACGCTGTCCCCCATGTCGACATTCTAGGCCTCGCAAGTTTGACCTTCTGGGCGCTGATGCTGGTGGTGACGATTAAATACGTCATTCTCATCATGCGCGCTGACCATAACGGCGAGGGCGGCATCATCGCCCTGATGTCGCTGGCACAGCGCGTCGCCAAATCACCTCGCCTTAAATGGCTCTTCGGAATCGCTGGCATTGCCGGCAGCTGCTTGTTCTTCGGAGACAGCATTATCACGCCTGCCGTGTCCGTCCTTTCGGCCATTGAAGGCATAGAAGTTGCCGTTCCCTCCGCAAGCCATATTATCATTCCCTGTGCCATCATCGTGCTAGCCGCTCTTTTTGCAGCGCAAGGATTTGGTACAGGCAAAATTGGGCGAGCATTTGGCCCAATTATGGTCATTTGGTTCGCGGCGCTCGCTGTGCTCGGCATTCGCGGCATCATGCTTTACCCGAAAGTGGCACTCGCGCTCTCTCCGACCTTCGCGCTGTCTTTCATCGCAAGCCACGGTACGCTTTCTTTTGTGGCCCTTGGTTCCGTCGTTCTGTCTGTGACCGGTGCAGAAGCGCTTTACGCCGATATGGGGCATTTCGGGCGCTCACCCATTCGCAAAGCTTGGCTCTTTTTTGTACTGCCATCCTTAACGCTGAATTATTTTGGTCAAGCAGCTCTGCTCATCAAAGACCCAACAACACTCTCCAACCCTTTCTACCACCTTGGCCCAGCGTGGGCGCAGGTTCCGCTCCTCATTTTAGCAACATTCGCGACCGTTATCGCGTCTCAGGCAGGCATTTCAGGCAGTTTCTCCCTTTGCCGCCAGTTGATACAGCTTGGATACCTTCCACGCACCCGCGTCATACACACAAACCCCTCCGAAGAAGCACAAATCTACCTACCGTCCCTGAACTGGATCCTCGGCTTCGGTGCCATCATCCTTGTTCTCTCCTTCCAGTCCTCAGCAGCACTTGCGGCTGCGTACGGCATAGCTGTAACAGGCACTTTCCTGTGCACATGCGTCCTCGCTATGGTCGTGTTCAGGCGTACGTTCAAATGGGGCGCAATCAGCGTTGGCATTGTTTTTGGTTTCCTATTCATCGTGGACAGCGTCTTCTTCTCGGCCAACTTGCTCAAAATTCCTGACGGCGGCTGGGTCCCCCTCGCTATAGGCATTATCAGCACCATCCTCATGACCACTTGGAAGCGCGGACGCGGGCTGCTCGCCGCCCGCCAACAAGCAGATTCCATGCCTATCGGCTCTCTGCTCAACCGACTTCCACAATCCCGCACCGTTCGGGTGCCGGGCTTGGCCGTTTTCTTGACGGCCAACCCAAACAACGTACCGAACTCACTGCTTCACAACCTAAAGCACAACAAAGTGCTGCATGAGCATGTTCTGTTCGTCACGGTACAAAACCTTGACCAACCGGAAGCCGAGCGGGGCGAACGCACAGTCGTGCAGGAACTTGCACCAAATATTTATCGCGTAATCGTGCGCTACGGCTTTATGGAGATGCCTAACCTTCCACGCGCACTGCAAGAGCTTAAATCTCTGAATGTACCGTTTGATCCCATCCAAGCCTCCTACTTCACCTCACACGAACTCGTCGTTCGCTCACGCGTGCCCAAGATGTCTCTTTGGCGGATGTGGGTTTTCCTCCTGCTGCTGCGTAACGCGACATCAGCGACGGAATTCTTCCGCATTCCGCCTGACCGCGTGGTCGAATTCGGCGTACGGATAGCCATTTGA
- a CDS encoding YggS family pyridoxal phosphate-dependent enzyme translates to MPDIIASNLDKIRNRVQSACLKAGRPADAAQIVAVSKFHPQESVEAALKAGQRLFGENRVQEASSKFPALRDAFPDVKLHIIGGLQTNKALDACRIADVIETLDRTALSVALEKAAQKLGNLPKLYIQINTGNEPQKFGTPRDQSDAFIEESLKRFGDSVQGIMCIPPEDESPAAHFQFLAQLAKRHGLSTLSMGMSSDFEIAIAEGATHVRVGSAIFGSRPVTQIE, encoded by the coding sequence ATGCCTGACATTATTGCTTCAAACCTAGATAAGATTCGAAACCGCGTCCAAAGCGCCTGCCTTAAGGCCGGCCGCCCTGCCGATGCTGCCCAAATTGTGGCCGTCAGCAAATTTCACCCTCAAGAATCCGTTGAGGCCGCCCTTAAGGCCGGGCAGCGGCTTTTTGGTGAAAATCGCGTACAGGAAGCAAGCAGCAAATTCCCGGCACTGCGTGACGCTTTCCCCGATGTGAAATTACACATCATCGGCGGCCTACAAACTAATAAAGCACTCGACGCATGCCGAATTGCCGATGTTATTGAAACACTCGACCGGACCGCATTATCCGTTGCGCTAGAGAAAGCCGCTCAAAAACTAGGGAACCTTCCCAAACTTTATATTCAGATCAATACCGGCAACGAACCGCAGAAATTTGGCACCCCAAGGGATCAATCTGACGCTTTCATTGAGGAATCCCTCAAACGCTTTGGGGACTCCGTTCAAGGCATTATGTGCATCCCGCCCGAAGACGAGTCTCCTGCCGCGCATTTCCAGTTCTTAGCTCAACTTGCCAAGCGGCACGGCCTGTCGACGCTGTCTATGGGGATGTCGTCTGATTTTGAAATAGCTATTGCAGAAGGCGCGACTCACGTCCGCGTCGGAAGTGCAATTTTTGGCTCACGCCCCGTTACACAAATTGAATAA
- a CDS encoding RsmB/NOP family class I SAM-dependent RNA methyltransferase translates to MNKPTTSRGSRGPRKAAPAKQSGHSGRPPRPSADPTRDLAFDIVCGVVEHRRMLETTLDRAGAMEPRDRASAHRLAATTLRHMGSMTELLQPLLRREPPEPVRCALLLGVAQLLHLETPPHAAVGTIVDLLRRRGLAPFAGLANAVLRRISREGATLREGLDEARLDVPAWLWSAWGQRARAISRGLHREAPLDITLRPGAEAPAEGDVLPTGSVRFPAGTRMVELEGFEEGAFWAQDVAASMPVRLMGDVAGKTVIDLCAAPGGKTAQLACAGASVIAVEREAARADRLRENLKRLKLEAVDVVEGDALTWQAPEPVDAVLLDAPCSATGTFRRHPDVLWIKRPRDVVALAETQDSFIDAARAMLKPGGTLLYAVCSLQDEEGPQRVQAALERGGWKLEPFTEAELENMSVARTAEGYFRTHPGLWQERGGMDGFFAARLIRI, encoded by the coding sequence ATGAATAAACCGACCACCAGCCGCGGGTCACGCGGCCCACGTAAAGCGGCACCAGCCAAGCAATCAGGGCATTCTGGGCGTCCGCCACGTCCCTCTGCTGATCCGACGCGAGATTTGGCTTTCGACATTGTGTGCGGAGTTGTTGAGCATCGCCGTATGCTGGAAACAACTTTGGATCGTGCTGGTGCTATGGAGCCGCGCGACCGAGCGTCTGCGCATCGTTTGGCGGCGACAACGCTGCGTCATATGGGGAGCATGACCGAATTGCTCCAGCCGTTGCTGCGCCGTGAGCCACCAGAGCCTGTACGTTGCGCTCTGCTTTTAGGCGTTGCACAGCTTCTTCACCTTGAAACGCCACCCCATGCCGCAGTTGGAACAATTGTAGACCTGCTCCGCCGTCGGGGACTGGCACCTTTTGCAGGCCTTGCAAATGCGGTGCTGCGGCGCATCTCTCGGGAAGGTGCTACCCTGCGTGAAGGATTGGATGAAGCGCGCCTTGATGTGCCTGCATGGCTTTGGAGCGCTTGGGGGCAGCGCGCCCGTGCGATCTCACGCGGTTTGCACCGTGAAGCACCTCTGGACATTACTTTACGTCCTGGCGCTGAAGCGCCTGCGGAAGGGGATGTGTTGCCCACGGGTAGTGTTCGCTTCCCTGCAGGTACGCGAATGGTCGAATTGGAAGGCTTTGAAGAAGGCGCTTTCTGGGCTCAGGATGTGGCCGCGTCGATGCCTGTGCGCTTGATGGGAGATGTTGCGGGGAAAACCGTGATTGACCTCTGCGCGGCACCCGGTGGTAAAACCGCCCAGCTGGCATGTGCAGGCGCGTCGGTCATCGCGGTCGAACGTGAAGCGGCGCGCGCAGATCGCTTGCGTGAAAACTTGAAGCGCTTGAAGCTTGAAGCTGTGGATGTGGTTGAAGGGGATGCTTTGACTTGGCAGGCTCCGGAGCCTGTTGATGCAGTGCTGCTTGACGCTCCGTGTTCAGCAACGGGTACGTTCCGGCGGCATCCAGACGTGTTGTGGATCAAGCGCCCGCGTGATGTTGTTGCGCTGGCTGAGACGCAGGACAGCTTTATTGATGCGGCGCGGGCTATGCTCAAGCCGGGCGGTACTCTGCTTTATGCAGTATGCTCCTTACAGGATGAAGAAGGCCCACAGCGTGTTCAGGCGGCTCTGGAACGGGGTGGCTGGAAGCTGGAACCGTTTACGGAAGCTGAGCTGGAAAACATGTCCGTTGCACGCACTGCAGAAGGATATTTTCGCACTCATCCCGGCCTCTGGCAGGAGCGGGGTGGGATGGACGGGTTCTTTGCAGCACGTCTCATTCGCATCTAA